The following nucleotide sequence is from Methanolinea sp..
GGAGCGATATACTGGCCGAGATCTTTTCCGCGTTCAACCTTCTTTGTGAGAACCTTCCCCTTCTCCAGGTCTTTCTCAAGTTTCCTTGCTTTCTTCGTCAACTGGTCACAGGCCAGGTCGTCACAGAAAAATATGTACCGGACTTCTTCGCCATCCCGATATTTGACACATGAATAGACCCGGTTGCCAGAAACGAATGAAACCTGGCTTTCTTTCCTGGCATGGTAGATCGTTATCTCGTTCCGGTATGGTCCTTTCTTCTTTGCTTTCAGGGTCAAATAATGGAACTTCAGATCGCGGATCCTTCGTTTGTTATCCTGGGTATTCCCTCCACAGTCAAACACCAGAAGACTGCCTTCAGGAAGAACGCTCGAGCATAACCGGATCAGCATCTGCATATGCTTTTTATCCTGAACATTTCCTTTCTGGATGGTCAGCATCGTCGGTATGTTATTGAGGCCGACACTGATCCCAAATGCGATCTGGAGTTTCCCTGGCTGATTGTCCCGGGAATACCCTAACTCCCCCAGCGGACATTTTGTCCCCTCAAAGTAACTCGAACTGAAGTCCACGAACTGGGTTGGATCCACGAGGCTCTGCTGGGAGATCCAGCGTTGAAACTGGTCAAGAACAATCGACTTTCTTTCTCCCAGTCGTTCCAGAGTCCGATACAAACTCCGGTCTGAAATTGTATCTTCAAACCCCAGTGTCTTGAGAAGTTCGTCGGGGGTAAAGTCCAGAATCTTATTGATCGATACCGATTGATTGAGTTTGTTGCTGATGAGAGCTTTTACGGATGGTATGAATGACTTGCTTCGACCACCAACTCCGCCAAGAACTGATGCGAAAAAGTTGGTCTCCGAATCAATTTTATCGATTAATGCTATATTACCTAATGAGAAGGCTGTGTTTTTTTGCATGAAATTATATAAACACTACCTTCTCATCCTTCTTCTGGCGAAGTCAGGTTATAATCTGTAAGTTCCACTGGAAATATTGCTTAATCTGATGAATATAATTCGGTTGGTTTTCCTATGGGGAGTGTACAGTGACTGTGCAGGATCGGAGTTTTGTTTTTACAGTAAAATCTTTACACTACCGGGAACATATTCTGCCAGTGGACAGCAAGAGGTGAGGGGAATTGTATATTTCCCGGAAAAATCCCGGGATTGCACTCTCCTTTATCTGATCCAATCCATCCAGGGGATATCTTAGATATCCCGGTAGACTGTCGAACGGTGGCGCACCATGAGGATATTCATCTTCATCGTCTCGTCGTCGAGTTCAAACAGGACACGATAATCCCCGACGCGTAACGAATAGGTGGGAGTGGACACTGCTTTTAATGGCTTGGCATATGCGCGAGGGTCTCAACACACTATCTGTATCCTCTTCAGAATGCGCTTGATAGTGATGTGAGAAAGGTTATCAAGATCCTTATCTGCAACAGGAGTGAATTCAACAGAATACGCCATTATTCAATGCCACGCCGGCGTAGAACTTCGTCCAGTGAAATACACTGTCCTTTGGCAACCTGTGTGCGGGCAAGTTTCAGATCTCTTACCGTATCAGGACTGAGGGGCTGATCTTCTTCCTCTTTATTCCGCACTTTTTCAAGAGGCATATGAATACAGATATCCCTATATTGAAATAAAGCCTCTCATACCTGTCAATTATGGTAGCGATGAACACTATGTGAGAACATACAAATTTTTTGTCCGGTAATATGTTCCACTGTCACGACCGGCGATTATCCTCATGGTCTTGGTCCTTTCATTCACTCTGCACCACTACCCTACGTCGCTGTTCCTACAGTGTTCTTTCATCCCCACTCCTCCTCATTTTCTCCCAATTGCCTCAATAAGGATCTCCAGGGTCACATTCAGTCCCCCTAGTAAAAATTTTGGTAACTGTTCAGCCTGTTCAGTGAGCGGCAGAAGGGATGAAGGGATCTCCCTCAAATGCCTTCACAAGAGAGGTTAGAACAGCTAGATGATCATGTTTCGAATCGTTCAATCTTACATTCGTCTGAGGATGCTTGATCCGGGCGACAATATGCTTGATTCCATGCTGATCGAGGAACGCCTTGAAAGTATGCTGTGCCACCTCACGCTCACGTGCAGAAACGAATTGTGTGCCGTGGTCCGTGAGAATCTCCCTGGGGATCCCATACCGTGTAAATCCCATTTCCAGGACAAGAATAGTATTCCGGGTGGTGGGAGAATCGAAGACACCGTGGCAGGTGACCAGCCGGGATGAGTCATCCATGAATGCTATCAGCCATTTCTTCTGGCCATCGATTGTCACCTCTTTCCAGTCACCCTGCCAGACACCACCAAGCATTACGACATCACTCCAGGGACCTACGACTACTTCCGGCTCTCGGGGACCTCCCTTCCGACGGCAAGGGTCATCACCGTACAACTCCAGGTGACCGGGACCACGCAGGGGCCAGAGGACTCCGAGATATCGTTCGTGGTCGAGGGCCTTACCGCCGGGACCATCACCATTGCAGCCCTCGTCAACGGGACGCAGGCCCTCTACAAGAGCATCCCGATCGGGGTATCAGAATCGTCCTCTGCAGGGGACGGCATGCCTGTAGCCACTACTGCACCCCCACCGGAGCAGTGGAACACGTTCACCTCAGCTGACGGCCCGGTCAGCGTCACGGTCTCACACTCGGGACCCATCGGGTTCCTGAAGGTCCCTCCTGTGGACGTGACTTGGGAGATGCAGGCCATCTCCGGGCCTTACGCCCTGGTGCCCCAGGATACCTCTTTCCTCCCCCCGGGAAGGATCGAGTTCCGCATCCCGTCCGGGGCTCCGAGGGATGGGCTCGTCATCGCCTCCCTTGACCGCGAAACATGGACCATTCTTTCCTCGACGATTGGAAACACCTCCGTGACGGCTCCCGTCACCATCAGCGGGACCTATGCCCTGCTGGGGCCGGTCCCGGTCCTGGCAACCACCACGACCACTGCGGTCACACCCATCGCGACCACTTTTGAGGAGACTCCCCCATCCCCTCGCCTGCAGCCACCACGAGGGCAGGTATCGGGGGTGCCACGCATATCCTCGCGATTTGTGCCGGGTGTGCAGTCGCGATGCGGGAACCGGCAATAGCGCGTGGGTCTGGAAGGAGCGGTGCACCTCCACCTGCACCCCTCTCTCACCCCATCTCGAACGTGGTGACCCCGAAGATCCGGCCGACCGGAAGCGGAGGGATCTCCTTCGTGTACATCCTGGCGGTGCCAAAGACCTCCTCCATCTCCCGCTCCTGCGCCATGGCCACCGCCTCGCTGTTCGGCTCCGGGGTGTCGAAGAAAAACAGCTGCCCCCTCATCTCATCCCTCCCGGTCAAATCCTCCAGGATACGCTCGCCGATTTCCGGCGTATCGGCAAAGAGCGGGCCGATCTTATACCCCTCGAAGCACCTCCGGATTACCCCGTAGCCCCGCAGTGTTCCTCCCTCCACCAGAGCGGAGGACCACGATCCGGGCATGCGGATCCATCGCTCCAGGAAGCGCTTCCGTTCCGCGGGGAAATGGAGGGCATCGTACGCAACGAGTGCGGAAAAGGGCACTTCCTGCGCAGAGCAGAGCCCTGCCTGCCTCCTTCCGTCCGCGATGCCCCGCCACCGGATGTTCCGGTATGCGAAGCGGAACCCCATCCGTGAAGAATACTTTTCCTGCATCTCGTAGACCCCGTCGATGCCCAGGTTCCGGTCTCCCACGTGGCGGATTGCCGCGGTCGAGAGCTGCCAGCCCACACCCTTCGACCGCATATCCTCCCTGATGACAAAGAAACCCCCAAAAGAGAACCGGGAGTCGTAATTGGTGACCGCAACAGTCCCGACGATCTCGCCGTCCGCCTCCGCGACAAACCACCCGGCCGGGTCCACCGCGTAGTGGCACTCCCCGTCATGCAGCCCCGGGTTCCACCCTTCTCTCCTCGCCCACTCGATAAAGACCGGCACCACCTCCTTTCGCGCCGTCCGGATCACAAGGTCATCCATATGAGTGGATAAAGCAGCAATGGACTTATAGTTCAGTGCTGCGGGGAGCAGTTGGGGTATCGGCCCCAACTGCGGGGGTTGTGCGGGGGAGGCGCCGGAGGAGGGAACCCCCTCCGGGCATTGGTCCCGGTATTCCTTCATCACGAAGTGAACACAACAGCAAGACCTACATTTCGCAGGTCGACCTCACAAAATAATATTTTCCGAACGCTGGCCCCATGACATCAAGAATTTGAATCACTTCCTCGTCCAGATTCACGATAAACCGCTGTATCTGCGAATTTAGGGTGACTGTGACTTCCGCCGGTCTCATGAACAGAGTAAAGATCCATTTCATGGTCGGGTTCTGGATTGGCTTTTTCAGCTGGTTTTTCACCGTTTTCCCTGTCTTTTTGAGTTGGGACCGGATATGCCACTCGGCTACTGCATAGACGAATAGGCAGAGCACCATAACCATGGAAAGCGCTTCAATCCTGGTCTCTTTCTTCAGGAAAACTTCGGCAACCCGGAAACTCTTATCCTTCAGAAACCGGAACCCCCGCTCAACCGATTGCTGCCCCTTATAATATTTCAGGATAGTGTCCGGATCCAGGTCAAGATCATTTGTTGCCAGGATGAACCGTCCGAGACGTGCTTTCTCCTGCTCGATCACATCCGGAACGATCTCAAGCGGTGAATCGACGAAGAAAACTGTCTCAACAGCCTCATCCTTGCCCGGGCGCCCTTTTCTTCCGTTCTTCTTTTTCGTCTTTGAGAATACTTGGACCCTATCAGCGGACAGGTAAGGAAGTACGCATCAAACCACAACCGTGCAGCCATGCGTGCATCGGGCTCACAGGCAAATTCCTTGGCACAGAGCTTCTTCCATGATTTACGCGCTTTATCCAGCCGCTTGGCCAGGTTCCTCCCTTACGAATGGTCTCAAGGAGGATCTTCTTGTCTGACTCATTGCCGGAGTACGGCTGAGTGAACAGCGGGATGCCGTGATGGTTGGTTACCATCGCAAGGACGAACTGCTTGAGGTCCCAGCGGTGATCTTTATTGTGACCGTAGGTGATCTTGATGGTCCGGAAGTCGTCATCGTCATCGGTGTCATAGTCACCGTGAACACTGAAACTGGTTGTGTCAGCATGGAGGAGGTGGGTGCCAAACGAGAGTTTTTCCATGACTGCCACTACGATATCATTGAACAGGTCGGTGCTTCCATACTCGTAGATACGGTCGAGTGTCCGGAGGAGAACATCGTCGTTCAGGTGGTCCGGGGTAACACCAGGGCCGAATAACTGTTCTGTCGAGAGGTTGGTGAAAAATCGCGAGAAGAAATAGAGCCGGCGTTCATTGAAGCCTAGACCGTTCAGGAGCATGGCCTTGACAATCGCTGAATGGGGGAGGATATGGTTCCGTGTCTTGGGCAGGGCGTCATCGATTACTGCTGATATTCCGAGTTCATCGATCATGCCGGCCACCAGACCGAGATGGGCAATCTGCTAGAACTGAAATTCTTCGCCGTGAATTGAGATACAGGCTCCACAGAATATGTATTGCTGCGCTAAGATATAACCCTAAGTATTTTATTTCCAGAAATCGTGGGGCCACGTGCGAAAGGTGGGATATAACCCTAAGTATTTTATTTCCAGAAATCCTGGGGCCACGTGCGAAAGGTGGGGCAAGAGGTCAATTTCGGTGTTTTTGGGCATGTCTGTTTTGGAGACATTGATTATAAAAAAACTATGAAATCTGGTTTAACATATTAATCATCTTATCAATTTGTGATGAACCTTCGATTGCAGCTAATGACAATTCATGATTTGTACTAGATTTTACAGGATCGAACAAGTTTTTCGCGGTTTGTAATTCTGTCTTTGCTGAAGACAACTCTCTCATTGAAAAAATTAGAGAACTTTAGGCACTATACAACATCTACAACCATATTTATGCGTACATGCCGCATAAGGCAATTCTGGGACCATATCTATATTAAAAGTTTTTCCTGCATGCTTTTTACAATTTTCGCAAGAATCTGGAGCTGTTACAATTTCAACCGATTTAACACCCGATTTTTTATATCGGTTAATTGAATACAAAAATAAAGCATATAACAGTATCATATTAACTGATGTATTCGCATCATACTTCGAAGAAGTGAAAAAGTCCGGTATTATATATTGTTTTGCGGCAGCATTTGTTCCCCAAAGATGTATCATGGCTGCAGCAGGACGGAGGATTTCAATTTGTTCTTGAGTATAACCATCGAGAATTTTTGGAGTCTTTGAAAAAATTAAGTTAAGAATGGTCACATCGTTGCCCGGATCATGGTTTTTCCAATCACAGTTAATACCCCTTTGAAATACTTGTTCAGCCTCAAAATGCGCCACGGTTCCACTCGCATCGAAAAATTTACCTTCCTTTATAAAAGAAAAGACTGTCTTTTCTGTTGCAAGCCTAATTTCCCGTTCTTTTTGAGGTAATCTTCAGCGATTAATTTTCCTTTATCACTACAAATGAGAACATTTACATCCGTAACGAGTGATTCAATTGCTTCCCTGTCAGCCTGTATTAATCTATCAATTAGCAAGTTTTTCTTTCCCGTTACTGGCAAATTTCTCGTTTTTAATAAAGGTTTTAGGTCAGTGAGTTTGAATTTTGCATCCATTTTTTCTTGAAGATTTGCTACTCGTAACAATCCTTCCTTAAGAAAAGCCTCTATTGCCTTTTCTAAAGGTTCATTACCTGACCTCCCGAGTTTTAGGCACATGATTCCATCAAATATCGGTCCAATTCTATAATGCGACCCTCAACCGCAAGATCTAAATAATATAATGTGCTTATATTATAAGCATATGAAACCCATTCGCCGAATCAAGAAGATCAATGGGATAGAATACTGGTATGAGGATGTTCCCTACTACGATCCGGTGAAGAAACAAACCCGCCACACCTCACATTATTTAGGGAAAATATCAATGGAGTTCCAGTAAAAGTAAGAACTGAAGGTATTCCAGGCCCAAGCATCTCTGCAATCCCAAAGGAAGCATTCACTCATGGAAATCTCCTCCCACTTCAGCAAATCATCCAGGACCTGCACATTGATGAATATCTCTCCACACTTGCCAGCAAGAGTGAGAAAGAGACCATTCTCGCCATAGCCATCAACCGGATCCTACATCCCGTCGCGATGCACCTTGTATCGACCTGGTACGAAGAGAGCTCGCTCTTCCTCACCAATCCGAACCTCCATCTGAGCAGCCAATCTATCAGCGAACTTCTTTCCACCATTGGCAACAGCGGTGTTCCCGAGGAATTCATGCATCTCCTCATTCGAAACCTCGGCACCGATGCAACACTCATCTATGACATCACCAGTCTCTCAAGTTATTCGCAGCTCATATCTCTCCTGGAATATGGGGTACAATCGTGATGGCTTGGACCTTCCACAAGTCAATTTCTCCCTTATTCTCGACACGCATCAGGCCATTCCCGTTATGTATGACATCTACCAGGGGAGCATTGTCGATGTCGTAACCTTAAAAAATACCATCAAGAAAATCGGAGCCATAGGGGTCAACAATTACACATTGGTGCTCGACCGTGGTTTTTTCAGCCAGGGGAACCTGGAAGAGCTGGTCCAGGAAGGATTCTCATTCGTAATACCTGCGTCCCTCACGCTCAAACAAGTCAAAGAGGTTCTCACCGAGCTTCAACGTGACCTTGAAAGCCCGCAATACCTGCAGAAATACCAGAAGAATCCGATCTTTGTCAAGCCTATCTCATTCGACGTGCACGGGAATGATATCAAAGCATTTTGCTATTATGACATGAAGCGGGAGCAGGATGAACGAAATCTCTTCTATGTTCGCCTCCATGACCTGAAACAGAAACTTGAGCGTCTCAAAATACCACGGTGGCGGAAGCCCGATGATATCTTTAAGGAGTGCGCAGGAAAGTTCTCGAATTATTTCTCCTGGCATGTGCAGGGTAACCAGTTTGTGGTCGAAATCCGGAATAATGCCGTGTCACAGAGGGTTAACAGAATGGGCAAACAGATCATTCTGTCCCATGGACCACTCGATTGGAAGGAGTGTCTCACCGTCTATCGGGAACGCGATTATATCGAGAAAACATTCCGAACTTTGAAACAGGATCTCCAGGTTCTCCCTCTGAATGTGAAAAAGGAGTCTACAATGAAGGGGTTTCTTTTTGTCACATTTATCAGCCTCATTTTGAGGATGAAACTGCTGAAACAGATGAAGGACGCTGGACTCCTGGAAGATTATACCCTCGATGGTCTTCTCCTCGAACTTTCCAAGATCAAGAAGATTCGATTGGTGACGGGAGAGACGATTATAACTGAAATTTCAAAGAAACAGAGAACTATCCTGGATGCACTCGGACTATGTGCTTAAACTACCCGGAAGTCAGGTCATTAAGGACATCTGTCCACGCATCGGATTTTACACAATTATCTTTTACTCGTGGATGAAGGAATTTACTAAGGAGTAATAAATGTGCTTTTGAGGATTGCCAATTCTTTTTTTGACTTGATAATAAGTCCCCACCCGCGGTGGAAATAATTTCTTTCCTTTTAATTTCTTTTGTCAATTTGGGCTCGGTCCTGTTTCCGATTAATTTATCAAATAGACCCATATTTCCAAGAATATATTTTGGTCTATAAATAAATTCTTAAATCAATTAATCTAGGACTTACGCACTTGGCCTCGACCGAAAAAGCTAAGAGCTAAGAAAACCCATTCTGGAATGAATAACCCGGAATGAAGATTGAAGGCACGTGAACCCTCAGAAATGCACGAGAAACGATTTTGTGAACTTTCTCATAGGAACCTTCCAGACCTGCTCGGTACCGTCCCTAATAAGCTGTAATTAGCCCCCTATCGGGATTACCATGGCGGTGGAAGTTACCTAATCACCTATTTATTTAGGTTTATCTTTCATTTCCCGTCCTTTCTCATGGCTATGCGTATCACTATTATGCCGAGAGAGATTAGGACGACAAATGGCATGAGGGGTACAGGTTTTTCGGATGTCGGATATATGCCTATAGGAGTACCTTCTGACGTCTCATTGTCTGTTGTTGAACAGAAAGTCTGGCGAGCCAATTCCTGTTGAGATAGAGTGATTGGAACAGAATATTGAATAGATGTCTTCTGGAGTGAAAATAATCCATATCCCTTAAGATTTCCATCGGCTGATCTGATCTCGATGGAATAATCACCTTGATCCAGGGTTGTCGTATCGAGGGTGAAGACCCACGGAGTTTTCCCTTTGCTCTCCGGTAAGATGGCAATAAGGCCGTTGACGCTTCCGGTACCCGATCTTGGTTGCCAGGTACCTCCTGGGAGAAATTGCCCTGGACTTACAGTTAATGTCAGAGTTTCTCCTGAATAGTTCGATATTGTACCTTGCAATCGAATTGTGTCATTGGATGCATGGTAGGGAACGGGATCGATTCTTATCGGCAGCTCTTCGATGGTAGTTGCGGTTTCCGCCGGAAGAAGATAAAAATTCCCGATATCATAAGCCGCTATGTCCCCCGCATAACGTGCGGCCTTACCCGCTTCTATGATATAATGATCGGGGGATAACTCTGTTGTATTGATGAGAAAATACCACTTCTGGACCCCATCAATTTGTTTCTGCATCGTGATCGCCTCCCCTGATGTCATATTACAGGGCAGAATCATTCCCTTGACCGTATGGGCATGAATACAGACCACCTCCACCCAAATCACCGGATTGCCGGGCATGTCAATTGTTCCAGTGATTATAATAGGATCCCCGGCCTTCTGTAAACCGATCGGGTCGATGCTGATGGTATATAAATGGGCTTCTTCGTTTGAAGATTTACCTATAGGAGGAGAAGTCGTTGGGGAGCCCTCCAGGTTCTTTGACGGATCTGTAGGATTTTCCAGAGCATCCGCCCCTCCTATACACATGCTTATGGATATACCGAGAAATAAAACGATGAAAAAATGAACAATATTACGATTATCAATAAACTTTGTCCTGATTGTCATTTCACAGGTTGCAGGTTTAGATCCCTTTAAGAAAAAATTGGTTTGATTTAAATTTCGTATCATTCAGATCATCCTGAGCAGTAAGCATGGGTATAGATATTACCGTCAGGAGAGGTTAAATCTCCAACCGTACTAACATAGCGCATCGGTTTACCTGGTGGGGGGAGTTGTTCTGACACCGGGCCACTGTAGTAACCGAACGGTTTATACCAGATATCCTGGTTCCGGATCCACTCTTCCTTAATTGGTGTGGTGCGTGCATTGAACGTCGTGGTTTGACCTGTCAGTCCAACTTCTGATGATACTGTCATGGTTTTAATATATTGGCTTGGTGTGGTGTCATAGTAACTTCCATCATACCATCTCGATAATCCCGATTCCGGATTGAAATCCTCAATAGATATCCAATACCAACCGGTATCTGGTCCTTTTCCTACAATGAAATGCATCCCGAAATCATGGGGTAGAGTCCATGGGCCGATAACCCTGTTTACGGGAATTATCGGATTTTCGTTTAAATCATAGTTATAAAAAACAGGATAAACTTCGATTCTATTCGATCCATCGCTCCCCCAAGGTCTATAAAATGCTACCACTTCCATTGCATCAATTGAATACTCGTCGGCACCAATGCGATTAAGACCAATTTCACGTTCCTCATATATAAAATGTCCAAAGCCTGTTCTTGTATAACGTGATAGCGTCATTTTTCCTATTTCATAATCAATTTGCCAATTTACTGGTGCTGTATACCTCTGCCGCGAAATCCACCATCCACTATCTCCCGTTGTCATTGGGATAGGAGAAATGCTTTCTGACATCAAGAAGTAGGGGATACAATTGCTCGGTGTTCCCGAAGCCTGTCAACTATCATTTGCATACCACGCCATGGCGAGGTAACATATCCCGATAATGGGCATGCATACGATCCAATATACCGCCATCAGCCCGAGAGACGAGTCGATTGTGTTGTGTAGGAAATCTTGTATCAAAATAACCAAGGCAGTTGCGGCGGGAATGCACATTATTGCAGTGAGCGCGATAGATACAGACCGGGCCCGACTGGCTGCCGGGGTGGCATAGAACAACGCTATGGAACAGGGTGCGAGGAGTAAAATCCCAGCTGCCCAACCAATCCAACCTAACCCTGGAATACCACGCGGAATCGATCCTCCAATAAGGAAAAGGAACACCCCGAACATGAGAATGGCGAGAAGATCCAAAATGAGTGGGAAGATGAAATATCTTTGTAGCGGTTTTGTGAATCTCCCTAAGAGTATAAGCAGAGTACCAGCGAATGAAAGGGTGCACATCGTGATCAAGATTGCGGTAAAAAGAAACGGACCGCTATATGGGAATACCAGCAACAATGCATAGGTAACTGGCATCCAGAAAAAAACTGCCGATGTAAGCACCAGCGGGTATTTCACAATTTGTAATCTCCCCATTGCCTTAAAAAGATTGGGTGTTTATCCTACGAGGTCGCAGAACTCCTCGATATAACCCTGGTCTCCGCCGTAACTATCGGTAACCCGGAGTCTCCAATCGTGAATGTTCTGGAATCCGATCGCACCGATGCACAAGGCGAGATTATCAGTGCCGCCACCCTGGTGATCCCAGATCTTTACCTCGGTATAGGTTGGGGACGATTCATCCTTCCAACCAAGCCAGACCTCAAGATCGCCAATATATGTGTGGGTGATATACGTGCATAAGTACATGTTCTCGCTGCACGCGATGTTGTCAAGATATGCATACGACGTGGTGTAATCCGAGATTGCGACTCGGTTCTGGCCGATTGTATTTGGAGAATCGTACTTAGTGACGTAGTCGATCATCCCCATATTCATCATCGCCGTTTCCCGTAGCAGGTCCCTGGTAATAGTAACCATTTCCTGTGTAAGTGCAGGCGAACTTTCCCAGTTCCTGGTATTCATGATGTCGCAAATCCTCGTGAGCTTTTGGTGGGAATACCAAGCGATGTACTTCGATGCATCTGATGGATCCCCTACGA
It contains:
- a CDS encoding transposase family protein, whose protein sequence is MLGGVWQGDWKEVTIDGQKKWLIAFMDDSSRLVTCHGVFDSPTTRNTILVLEMGFTRYGIPREILTDHGTQFVSAREREVAQHTFKAFLDQHGIKHIVARIKHPQTNVRLNDSKHDHLAVLTSLVKAFEGDPFIPSAAH
- a CDS encoding GNAT family N-acetyltransferase, producing MDDLVIRTARKEVVPVFIEWARREGWNPGLHDGECHYAVDPAGWFVAEADGEIVGTVAVTNYDSRFSFGGFFVIREDMRSKGVGWQLSTAAIRHVGDRNLGIDGVYEMQEKYSSRMGFRFAYRNIRWRGIADGRRQAGLCSAQEVPFSALVAYDALHFPAERKRFLERWIRMPGSWSSALVEGGTLRGYGVIRRCFEGYKIGPLFADTPEIGERILEDLTGRDEMRGQLFFFDTPEPNSEAVAMAQEREMEEVFGTARMYTKEIPPLPVGRIFGVTTFEMG
- a CDS encoding SAP domain-containing protein, whose translation is MCLKLGRSGNEPLEKAIEAFLKEGLLRVANLQEKMDAKFKLTDLKPLLKTRNLPVTGKKNLLIDRLIQADREAIESLVTDVNVLICSDKGKLIAEDYLKKNGKLGLQQKRQSFLL